The proteins below come from a single Chryseobacterium sp. MA9 genomic window:
- a CDS encoding SDR family oxidoreductase: MGKLESKCVLITGADSGIGKAVALLFALEGADIAIIYHSSDNDAEKTKEEIETLNKKCIIFQGDINDYEFCEKTVKNVISVFGKIDILINNAGVQFPAESIEQLEEKNIRQTFNSNIVGMILLTKVVFPYLKEGSSVINTTSVSAYQGHPELLDYSATKGAIVSFTRSLALQAKPKGIRVNAVAPGPVATPLTEETFDEKEENPNKPPLERNATPEEIAFSFLFLASTEAAQFTGQVLHPNGGLIVNG, encoded by the coding sequence ATGGGAAAATTAGAAAGCAAATGTGTTTTGATTACCGGAGCAGACAGCGGAATTGGCAAGGCAGTAGCACTTCTTTTTGCATTGGAAGGAGCGGATATTGCGATTATTTATCATTCAAGCGATAATGATGCTGAAAAAACAAAAGAAGAAATTGAAACTCTGAATAAAAAATGCATCATTTTTCAAGGAGATATCAATGATTACGAATTTTGTGAAAAGACCGTGAAAAACGTTATTTCAGTATTCGGAAAAATTGATATCCTTATCAATAATGCGGGTGTTCAGTTTCCTGCGGAAAGCATTGAACAACTTGAAGAAAAAAATATCAGGCAGACCTTTAATTCTAATATCGTAGGGATGATTTTATTAACAAAAGTAGTGTTTCCTTATTTAAAAGAAGGCAGCTCTGTCATCAATACGACCTCAGTGTCTGCCTATCAGGGACATCCTGAACTACTTGATTATTCAGCAACAAAAGGAGCTATTGTTTCCTTTACCCGTTCACTTGCATTACAGGCAAAACCAAAAGGAATCCGGGTCAATGCCGTTGCTCCCGGGCCTGTTGCGACTCCTCTTACTGAAGAAACATTTGACGAAAAAGAAGAAAATCCTAACAAACCTCCTCTGGAGAGAAATGCTACTCCGGAAGAAATAGCCTTCAGCTTTCTGTTTTTGGCAAGTACTGAAGCCGCACAGTTTACAGGACAGGT
- a CDS encoding ferritin-like domain-containing protein translates to MPNKILETNSAVSATKRGAAEKSIINKDEMKNSPLHKFFVSALKDIYYAENAILEALEKMQEAATTEELKDAFEDHHLQTQKHVKRLEKVFRLIDEKPEKKECKAIKGIIEEGEEVIKSTEDGSATRDAALIIAAQKVEHYEIATYGGLAQLAITMGQDKAADLLKKTLQEEEDTDSHLTDIAETAINFDAEQED, encoded by the coding sequence ATGCCAAACAAAATATTAGAAACCAATAGCGCCGTTTCTGCCACCAAAAGAGGAGCAGCAGAGAAGTCAATCATCAACAAGGATGAAATGAAAAATTCACCGCTTCACAAGTTCTTTGTGAGCGCCCTTAAAGATATTTATTATGCGGAAAATGCCATTCTGGAAGCATTGGAAAAAATGCAGGAGGCTGCTACAACAGAAGAACTGAAAGATGCCTTTGAAGACCATCATCTTCAGACCCAAAAACACGTTAAACGTCTTGAAAAAGTATTCCGGCTCATTGACGAAAAGCCTGAAAAGAAAGAATGTAAGGCTATCAAAGGAATTATTGAAGAAGGAGAAGAAGTGATCAAATCAACGGAAGACGGTTCTGCGACTAGAGATGCCGCATTGATTATTGCTGCACAAAAGGTAGAACATTACGAAATTGCTACTTATGGCGGGCTGGCTCAGCTAGCCATTACTATGGGACAAGATAAGGCAGCCGATCTTCTTAAAAAAACACTTCAGGAAGAAGAAGATACTGATTCTCATCTTACTGATATTGCAGAAACAGCCATCAATTTTGATGCAGAACAGGAGGATTAA
- a CDS encoding catalase — MKTNEHNKKAEQLDLHSTSNENEKLTTNQGLKINNNQDSLKAGERGPSLLEDFILREKITHFDHERIPERVVHARGSGAHGVFKLTKSLAGYTKAKFLTELGKETPLFVRFSTVAGSKGSTDLARDARGFAIKFYTEEGNYDLVANNIPVFFIQDAIKFPDLIHAVKPEPDNEIPQAASAHDTFWDFISLMPESMHMIMWVMSDRAIPRSLRMMEGFGVHSFKFINEEGKVHFVKFHFKPKLGVHSVAWNEAQILSGVDPDFHKRDLWEAIENGDYPEWDFGVQLIPEEDEHKFDFDLLDPTKLVPEEEVPVEIVGTLTLNRNPDNFFAETEQVAFHPGHIIPGIDFTNDPLLQGRLFSYTDTQLSRLGSPNFHEIPINRSINTVHNNQRDGHMRQQIVKGKSSYEPNSIGGGCPFQAMMSEGGFISQQERISGEKIRERSKSFVDHYSQAKLFYNSQSTPEKMHLQNALIFELSKVTIPEIRERMVGQLAYIDMSLARKVAEKLGVEVKKLEWPNQSLPADSNIVELQSEEREPDTKVSSALSMKDTVKNTIKSRKIGFILANGADGGAVNDLKTKLETEGAKVELIAPSVAPVRLKDGSELIPKHSLTSTASVCFDALVICPGEDSVKELIIAENKHLVLHFINEAYKHCKAIYFGTDTQALYQNSNVSAKQYDDPGIITWEDGKPADKFINAIAKHRVWDLEIERNT, encoded by the coding sequence ATGAAAACCAACGAACATAATAAAAAAGCAGAACAGCTGGACCTACACAGTACTTCCAATGAAAATGAAAAGCTGACTACCAATCAGGGCTTAAAGATCAATAACAATCAGGATTCTTTAAAAGCAGGAGAACGTGGACCTTCATTATTGGAAGATTTTATTCTGAGAGAAAAAATTACTCATTTTGACCATGAAAGGATTCCTGAAAGAGTAGTTCATGCTCGGGGGTCCGGAGCGCACGGCGTTTTTAAGCTTACTAAAAGTCTTGCAGGTTACACCAAAGCAAAATTTTTAACTGAACTGGGAAAAGAAACTCCTCTTTTTGTAAGGTTTTCAACCGTTGCAGGGAGTAAAGGAAGTACAGATCTGGCCAGAGATGCCCGTGGATTTGCTATAAAATTTTATACTGAGGAAGGGAATTATGACCTTGTAGCGAATAATATACCTGTATTTTTTATTCAGGATGCCATTAAATTTCCGGATCTTATACACGCTGTAAAACCGGAACCGGATAATGAAATCCCACAGGCGGCTTCCGCTCATGATACCTTTTGGGATTTTATCTCACTCATGCCCGAAAGTATGCACATGATCATGTGGGTAATGAGCGACAGGGCTATACCGAGAAGCCTGAGGATGATGGAAGGTTTTGGAGTACATTCTTTCAAATTCATCAATGAAGAGGGAAAAGTACATTTCGTGAAATTCCATTTTAAACCCAAATTGGGCGTACATTCCGTAGCCTGGAATGAAGCCCAGATTCTTTCAGGAGTAGATCCTGATTTTCACAAAAGAGACCTGTGGGAAGCCATCGAAAATGGTGATTATCCTGAATGGGATTTCGGAGTACAGCTGATTCCTGAAGAAGATGAACACAAATTTGATTTTGACCTTCTTGATCCCACAAAATTGGTCCCTGAAGAAGAAGTTCCTGTAGAAATCGTAGGGACTTTAACACTTAACAGAAATCCGGATAATTTCTTTGCAGAAACCGAACAGGTTGCTTTTCACCCGGGACATATTATCCCCGGAATTGATTTCACGAACGATCCATTACTGCAGGGAAGATTATTTTCATATACTGATACACAGCTGTCAAGGCTGGGTTCTCCCAATTTCCACGAAATACCAATCAACAGATCCATCAATACTGTTCATAACAACCAAAGGGACGGTCATATGAGACAGCAGATCGTTAAAGGAAAAAGCAGTTATGAGCCCAATTCTATCGGAGGAGGATGTCCTTTTCAGGCTATGATGTCTGAGGGAGGATTTATATCCCAGCAGGAGAGGATTTCTGGAGAGAAAATCAGAGAAAGGAGTAAAAGTTTTGTGGATCATTATTCACAGGCTAAACTGTTCTACAACAGCCAGTCGACACCAGAGAAAATGCACCTTCAGAATGCATTGATTTTTGAATTGTCAAAAGTAACTATTCCGGAGATCAGAGAAAGAATGGTAGGACAATTGGCTTATATTGACATGTCTCTGGCCCGTAAAGTTGCAGAGAAATTAGGCGTTGAAGTTAAAAAACTGGAATGGCCTAATCAGAGTTTACCGGCAGACAGCAATATTGTAGAGCTCCAGAGTGAAGAAAGAGAGCCTGATACCAAGGTGTCTAGTGCCTTAAGCATGAAGGATACCGTTAAAAATACTATTAAAAGCAGAAAAATAGGATTTATTTTGGCTAACGGTGCTGATGGAGGAGCTGTCAATGATCTTAAAACCAAACTTGAAACTGAAGGTGCCAAAGTTGAACTGATTGCACCAAGTGTTGCTCCTGTACGATTGAAAGATGGTTCTGAGCTTATCCCTAAACATTCTCTTACAAGTACTGCGAGTGTCTGTTTTGATGCTCTTGTTATCTGTCCGGGAGAAGATTCTGTAAAAGAACTTATAATTGCTGAAAATAAACATTTGGTACTGCATTTCATCAATGAAGCATATAAACATTGCAAGGCAATTTATTTTGGTACAGATACACAGGCTCTTTATCAGAATTCCAATGTATCAGCCAAACAGTATGATGATCCCGGAATCATTACATGGGAAGACGGAAAACCGGCAGATAAATTCATTAATGCTATTGCCAAACACAGAGTCTGGGATCTTGAAATAGAGAGAAACACTTAA
- a CDS encoding CinA family protein has protein sequence MNFQQNLLEYISQSLMSIDETISIAESVTSGCLQLAFSQMPNASMFYKGGMTAYSLPEKVRLLKVNQQEAEECDCVSENIVQTMALNVATLYESDWSIATTGYCTPIRNSGYKIFAYFSFSYKGEIILTKKLELHPKTQALNAQLYYTEFILGCFKSELNRLLILK, from the coding sequence ATGAATTTTCAACAAAACCTCCTGGAATATATAAGCCAGTCCCTGATGTCTATAGATGAGACCATTTCAATTGCTGAAAGTGTCACTTCAGGATGTCTGCAGCTGGCTTTTTCACAGATGCCGAATGCCTCAATGTTCTATAAGGGAGGCATGACAGCCTATTCTTTACCGGAGAAAGTAAGATTATTAAAAGTCAATCAACAGGAAGCTGAAGAATGTGACTGTGTCTCAGAAAATATTGTACAAACCATGGCATTAAACGTTGCCACGCTTTACGAATCAGACTGGTCTATTGCTACAACCGGCTACTGCACACCCATCCGGAATTCCGGTTATAAAATTTTTGCGTATTTCTCATTCTCCTATAAAGGGGAAATTATTCTAACTAAAAAACTTGAACTGCATCCCAAAACACAAGCTCTGAATGCCCAGCTGTATTATACGGAATTCATTTTAGGGTGTTTTAAAAGTGAACTTAACAGGCTTTTAATCCTGAAATAA
- a CDS encoding Crp/Fnr family transcriptional regulator produces MKTISCMNIDENLLYSFGAEERDYKKRESVFREEDRALYYFQISEGKVKLNNYNENGKEFIHNILGKKQSFGEAMLFLDQDYPINAICLEDSRIIRLPKNNFFEMISKNPDLSLEMNACLSQEIFYKLKMMQSLASQNPMQRLKGLLDYLKSYHDEDCHQCFHIAFTRQQIANLVGLRVETVIRVLKKMEKEGMLTLKDRKILY; encoded by the coding sequence ATGAAAACAATAAGCTGCATGAATATTGATGAAAATCTTCTGTACTCTTTTGGTGCAGAAGAAAGGGATTATAAAAAACGGGAATCAGTTTTTAGAGAAGAAGATCGTGCACTTTATTATTTTCAGATCAGTGAAGGAAAAGTAAAACTAAATAATTATAATGAAAACGGAAAAGAATTCATTCATAATATTTTAGGTAAGAAACAAAGCTTTGGAGAAGCCATGCTTTTCCTTGATCAGGACTATCCAATCAATGCCATATGTCTTGAAGATTCCCGTATTATAAGACTTCCCAAAAATAATTTCTTTGAAATGATCAGTAAAAATCCTGATCTTTCTCTGGAAATGAATGCCTGTCTTTCACAGGAAATTTTTTATAAATTAAAAATGATGCAGAGCCTGGCATCACAAAACCCCATGCAGAGACTGAAAGGCTTACTTGATTATCTTAAAAGCTACCATGATGAAGACTGCCATCAGTGTTTCCACATTGCATTTACAAGGCAGCAGATTGCCAATCTTGTAGGACTGCGTGTAGAAACGGTGATCAGAGTTTTAAAGAAAATGGAAAAGGAGGGTATGCTTACCTTAAAAGACCGCAAAATTTTATATTAA